A stretch of DNA from Chionomys nivalis chromosome 22, mChiNiv1.1, whole genome shotgun sequence:
CTGTTTTACATCAGGGTCTAAAGATCAGGCATGCTGAACCATGATGCTGTTTTACACCAGGCATGCTGAACCATGATGCTGTTCTACCACAAGGTCTCCAGACCAGGCATGCTAGACCATGATGCCCTTTTACATCAGGATCTCCAGACCAGGCATACTGGACCACTATGCTGTTCTATACCAAGGTCTCCTGACCAGGCATGCTGGACCATGATACTGTTTTACATCAGATTTTCCTGACCAGGCATGCTGGACTACTATGCTGTTTTATACCAGGGTCTCCTGACAAGGCACATTGTAACCCAGCGACCTCGTTGTGAAATCCTTTTGAACAGGGCTTGAGATAGATACACAGTCTGATTTTTCCTTGTATCACTACAGCATACTTCACGTGTTTTTATCTCCTCAGAAATAGATCTTGTTAAGAGGCATATaattgaaataattatatttcataCTATATACAACCAGCATAATTAAAAAATGATAGATTCTGATTTCTTTCAAAATGTCACTTTCAAGTAAAGTCTTTTCAAAGTAACcagaatattttattctttgaacatTTCATACAAGCATCTAAGACATTTTGATCAAATATAgctccttccttgttttttaacTCTTTAATGTTTTCAAGTTGGCAGAAAGTTAGTAAGTTGTCTATAAACTTCATCAactattgtttattttgttttgatgtacaaacaaaaaagctagcatgaaaataaattatacaggaagaaaactaaataaatgagaaaaaatttaattggaaTTACTTTCACTCTAAGCAAAGTCTTCTGCctcttattttcaattttatatgtaGAAAAAAGGGATATACATGCTACAATGCACCACTCATATCTGTTGTTTCTGTATTTATTAGATTTTACTTTGCTTAcagtaataaatatatttaagagaGAAAACACACTTATGTAGTGAGTTTTAGCATTCATAGTTACATGATTAAATAAAGCTTAAttacttatttaataaaataaaatgtattttatgtagtAAAATAAAAGCTATGTGGAAGGATAAGGAAGGTGCCAATTATGCCAATTACAAATTCTACAAACTATTATGTTAGGATGATGTCTAGGTAGATTCGATCATGTCTATCAGTTTCTGCGTATTTTGGAGGGgttggtttttgtattttgtttttgttttgttgttattgttgttgtttttggaggtgtgtttcttgagacagggtttctctgtagctttggagcctgtcctggaactagctcttgtagaccaggctggcctcgaactcacatagatccacctgcctctgcctctccagtgctaggattaaaggcgcgtgccaccaccacccagctcctataTTCTGTTCTTGATGACAATTTAGTTTTTAAGGAAGAATTTAGCCTTGATGACTGTCCTGCCCATGGCTGCTTTCACCTCCTTATTCCGCAGGCTGTAGATGAGTGGATTGAGCATGGGAATCACTGCTGTGTAGAACACAGACACCACCTTATTGAGGTCCAGCGAAGAGATGGCACTTGGACGCACATAGATAAAAAAGAGAGTCCCATACAAAATGGAAACTGCTGTGACATGGGATGAGCAGGTGGAGAAGGCTTTCCGCCACCCTTCAGCAGAGCGTATCTTCAGGATGGCCATGAGGACGTGGAAGTAGGAGATTAAGATGGTGGTGCTGCTGACAACCAACACAGCTCCAGCCACAATGAACACCAACAGCTTATTGATTCGTATGTCCGCACATATGAGGGAGAGGATTGGAGACATGTCACAGAAGAAATGATTGATAATGTTGGAGCCACAAAAGGGAAGTCGAAAAGCAGCTGTAGTGTGAGTCATGGTGTTGAAGAAACCAACAGCATAGGGTCCTATCACCAGCTGTATGCAGAGTCTCTGCGACATGGCCACCGAGTACAACAGTGGGTTACAGATGGCCACacagcggtcataggccatggatGCCAAGAGAAGGCACTCGATGGCCACAAATAACCCAAAGAACCATTGCTGCAAGGCACAGCCCATAAAAGAGATGACTTTCCGTTCTGCAAAGAAATCCGTGAGCATCTTGGGGCCCACAACTGATGAGAAGCAGATGTCCACAAATGACAGGTGGCTGAGAAAAAAGTACATGGGAGTGTGAAGACGAGAATCTACACGAATGAGAATGATCATACCCAAGTTTCCTGTCATAGTAACCAGATAAAACAGTAGAAAGAGCAAGAAGAGGAAGACCTGCAGCTTAGGGTGGTATCTCAAGCCAATGAAAATGAACTCTGTGACCCTTGTGTAGTTGTCATACGCCATCTGTAAGGTTGGTCtctatggaaagaaaaatgaaaaactataGGAGAGTCACGTCTCTCAATAATGCACAAGAGAAGAAACTACAGACTGAAGCTACAGCACTGAATTTTAGGATTAGCAAAATATACTAGCAAATCAAATATGTGTTATCAGAAGAATAACATGAGCTAAAATATTATATAGAAAATGAGGGTGTAGTATGAAAGGGTTCAACATTACATGTAAAATCATCCACCACCTGTACAGTCAAAAGGGAAAAGCATTGttgttattttcattaaatttttaaaagaattcaagGAAAGGTAGTTCTCAATATAACCTTTTCAAACTAGACATAAAAGTAGTgatttgtgtttgggtggaagctgAGTGAAACAACACCTCACTTAGTAAATGTCAGACTCTAGGTTTGATCCTAATTGGAAAAGTATTTAACTGAATAAGGAGAATGTCCCTGAAAATATATAGTGTAGACACTGATCATGTCATATGAGGTTAGTAGAAATTGTGGATTGAACATGATTGAACACTCTATAAAagctatgaagaaaataaaataaaagaattataaaaaatgaCTAGGAATATAGAGATTGCTCATGGTTAGAGCActcactactcttccagaggatcccagtTCAGTTCCTAATACCCATTTTGGAATCTCCCGGACAGCTATTACTCCTGTTCCAGGAATCTGATGTACTCATCTGACTTCCTTGGATACCTGTGTacatgagtgtacacacacacacaaattaaaacaaatctctTTGAAATAagtaattacaaaaataaaaactagggaAAATGTCACCTTTCAGCAAAATTCTACATAGAAATCTTTGAAAAATCAACTTAGATAGTTGGGGTGCTGATGGTATGGAGGGGCTGCTAAAATGTGTGGGAGGAGATaatcaaaatatatacacacatgagatTGTCAGGTGATAAAAGTTAGCACTACAAAGGAGCTAGAACTgttcaacaaagcaaaacagtgtgaaaagtaaaaaaaataatatctgaATACAAGTTTCAGAGGGAAACTATCACATTATAAAGATCAGTAGTTAAAATCGCCATCAAGAAACCCAGAatggaatatatattttttctgtgaaAAGAGCTCAGACTGTAGTTCAGTAGTAGAGCAAAAGTCAAGAATATTCAAGGTCTTGGTTCCATTCTCAGTGTGGCAAAAGATGGttgtaaaattgtttttaaagtttttaattaaaaatataagttatGGAGCTCAATGAAGCAAAGAAATGactaaataaattgaaaagataAAAGTGTGCAAAAAATCTCAGTGGTAAAGATACATTTCCTTCtagaggacaaaacaaaataagctcTCATTGTGAAAGCAAACACTCACTGGTCTGTTCTTCAAGCTGGGTGACAGACACAGATAAACTCGCTGTGACATTATAAGGAAGAGACATTTTTCACAGAGATATTTTCCACTTGTTCAGGATCCTAGCAGCATATTCTTGTCAGTGACAACACTCTTTCCTTagtgagaaattttattttttaatattaatttctcTATTCTTCACTGTTTGAAATTACATCCGTAGCTGAAGTACTGCATTCTTTTGTGGAACACCTACGCTGCCTTAACAAGGTGGAACAATCTCAATTTGTGACACATGAATCAATAAAAGGAATGAGGGCAAACAGGATGCTTACAGTTCTTAATCTGTGCTTTACAAGGGCAGAATTTCACATCTACCTGTGGTGTACATATAAGTAATGGCACCTTCACCTATGACTTATTTTGCTTTCAAGTAAACAAACGTTTGCTTCATAGTCATTTCGTCTAAAAATAACCTTTTCCACCAACATAACAATGATTTGATTATCATTCTGCTTGGAAATGTAGCATCTTTCATGCCTACGATTTTTCCATAAGACACATTTAACCTGTCTTTCTTTTAGACTAATTGAACTAAGAGTCTCACCAAATTATTTACCAAATTCAGTGCAATTCCAACCAGAAATCTAAACACAAATTATAATGCAACACTCCCTTGCAAAATCTATGGAATAAAAACTGCTTAAATGTTGAAAACAAAATAGAGGAGAATTTTTTCATTATAAGAGAACAAATTATAAAGATATATTAATCAGAACAGTATGGTATTCTTCCTAAGATAAACAAAGACATGATGACAAaggaataggaaaaaataaaatgatcatagCTGATATAGGAACACATGTCAAATTAGCATTAATAAATGGAATGAGGGGTAAACAGTAAAAGCAGTGCCACTCCAGATGAGCAGAAACACCAATGCCCAATAGTgtgaaaaatgttttttcttttacagtgTCGGAATGAAACTGCAACAGCAATATTTTTTTCCTAGCAATTTATATACACTTATAATGCCAAACCACCtcttaaatatgtattttgaaacTCATAGATATGAACTCTTTTAGCCTTATCTGTGGGAGCTGATTTTGCATTGGGCAGTAaataatgcagagactcataactgatCAAAGTGCTAGAGCAACTGTCAGTACATACTCAGCCCTAACTGGATCATCTACATTAACCATCCCCAAGAGAGCATCATAAAAGATGTTCTATGAAGAGGGTAAAAACAGGAggatagggaggtggagatgctCTCTTTTGACATGGCATAGCAATTGCATTCATTAACTTCCAGCAGCTAGGGGTACCAGCACAAGTCTTCCACAAGACCAAGCCAGTCAATTACCCAGCAGAAACTCTGGAAGAGCTTTGAGGCCCCAGCCACACCTGAGGAACTATCAGCAATTGATTCTTTAGAATCACATAATCCGTGCTGTGATCAttataagaaactttcaaaatgaGTCAATTTCAGGTTTGTAGGGAATGTTCAGAAGATAAAGTATTTGTGGCACAaacttgatccccagaacctgcatAAAGTCAAATGCGGAGTAATATACATCTTCACTCCCAGAACTCTAATGATGACATGGAAGGTAAAGACAGGAAAATCTGTAGAAGCTCACAAGCCAGTTAGTCTAGTACACACAGTGATAAACAgcaagagaacttgtctcaagaTGGTGGAGAGGGTCAATACCCAAGGTTTTTCTTTGACTTCCATAAACATGACATGGCATATATAtcttcacactcacacacttgaGCTTATATACTCACACtaagacaaacacacagatacacaaccATATATCCAAacttccacacatacacaaaggctTGCATGTGAGTATTTTACAAAATTAGGCATTTCTTCAAACATACATTTCAAAGAAGAGATTCATAAAATGATGGCTACAATGaaatattagaattatttttaaacctTCAGAAGTTTTCTTTAACTATAACTCCTCAAATCTTTCCTGAACAAAGCGAAAAGAGTTCAGAAAGAAAGACGTAAAATCAAAAGGCATTTCTCTGAGCACAAAGGACCAGGGAAATGTATTTTCGTACATTATCAAAAAGGACTCAACCTTTAATTCAGTTCTACTTgcaattttaagattttaaaacaaagagGAAGTATATAATAATATGGTctctataattaaaaatagtcTAAAATCAAATTGCAGATAATAATGTTCTAAAGCTCCATAAAGGATGTCAACAGCCAATGGAAAAAGTCGCTACCATCAGTATGGGAAAGAAGCAAGTGAGAAAAATGTGTGGGCTGTAGGAGGCAGAAACTCCCCTAAGTTATAAATTCAGAGCCCTAGATTTCAAAATTTCTGAGAAGCTAAGAGAAGTCTTAGCCACACCtcattttttaagaaattagTTCTCCAAAATGTGTAGTTAAAGACTATAGAAATGATTCAAGGTAGAAAGTCACTTTGCACCATGGGTGAGAATGAGTAGGTGAGACTGTTTTTATGACACAATGAGTCTGAGGTTTCAAAGAATGTGGGACAATGATAAGAACTGATCAGTGTTCAGAGGTCTGCTACCCCCAAGCTCCTTTCAGGATCAGTGCATTTGATCCCACCTACGTCAGGTTCATCATCACTGTACAGAACAAACTCTCACAGCCTTAACTGTGAAAAGGTATGTATCTAAAACACCAGGGAAGATGTTTCCTAAAAGCATTAGGAGATTTTTTTATCATCTTGACATGACTCAGTGTATCTGGCCTTTCCGCATTAAGACTTGTCTGCCAGGGAACCTAAAATCCCCCAATATCCTTATGCAACCCTACACATTTTTGTAGAATACAAAATGTCCAAAGCTTAACAGTACACCTAATAGTGAAGTGATTGTTAAATCCAAAGAAATGAGGGAAATCCTGCTTGGGGATAAAGTTTGCCTAAAAATTATGCTGTCATGCGATCTTCAACAGGAGATCATCTGTAAGTACAAAGTAGCCTAGAAAAACTTTACagatgccaacacacacacacacacacacacacaatgagaggCCCAGAAACTTTCCTTGCCCATCCTGTGTGACCTAAAGAGGTATCAGTTTTGTGTACATGAAGACcgatttaattttaacataacttccttcttctttttcagttCCGAGTAACTTCTCAACAAATTTTAGTATAGTTGTGATGGGATAAATTATGTCTCTCTATGCAACTTttgaaattttctcattttttgtttcttataaaTCCATTTAATGCACCTCACACttcttaaagaataaacaaagagACAAAACTGAATTTTGAAGGTGACCTAAACTTACATTCAAatgggtttctttcttctttggaggtgacaaaaataatcaaacttaAAATAGAACATAAACTGGGTTTCCTCTCAAAATGCAGCCATCCTCAGTCCTGACTGTGCCTCTGCACAAAGAAGCCAGGTCTTCTAGGACAAATTGTTTACCTACATGAAATTCCCAGAAGTTACATCATTTCCTACCTTTAGGGAGTTTATGTTTCTAATGTGTGCTGCATCTTGGGAATTCTGATTTTGACTGAGAAGTACTTGTTATCATGAAAATTCTGCAAAGAAAACTCCAGTGAGAACAACTTAATTTGTTTTGCATATTTGAGTGAATAACCTTATTTTAGTGAGATAattccaaaacaataaaaaagtttgAGATAAATTGCTCtaataagtaaaataagtaaTGCATTTATACATTAGAAAAGAGTTTGATACAATGTCAGTTTAACCAAACCATAGTAATAAGTTCCTACTCTAGAACCTATTACTTTCATTGGCCATGGACTTTTGACCAGGCTTATAGTACCAGGTTTAGATTCCTTCTTGCAGAACAGTCTTCATATACAAGAGTTTTTAGTTACTCCCATAAGAGATGTGCCACTCTCTCAGCAGGGGGTACATCCTGCCTGGGAGTTGGTGTTGTAGTTCTAACTCCTGGGAATTTATAGGACAGTAGTGTTCGTACTTGGGTAAGACCCCTGATGCCTTTTCCTTCCCTAGCAGGCTGTGCAGCATCTTCCATCATGCTGAAAGCCACCAAGTAAGGAAGAAGCTCACAGTCTAGTTCCAGCGTTATTTCTATATATATCTTGAGACCAAGGTTTGTAATGTCTTCAGCAACAAGGTCTTACCAATAAGCTCTGTTGAACAAGAAAAAATGGCAAGGGTCTGTATATTTTGGGGGAGCCTCTGAGGTCTCCTCTTTGACTAACAAATCATAAGACAAAACTGGGTCCCTGGCACAGGGATTTGTGTTCAATAATCCAAAGCATCTAGGAACAACCATTTGAATgtatgattctttttttgtttaattggGAAAGgagatgattttttatttttttatttttatttatttattaaagatttctgcctcctccccaccactgcctcccatttccctccccctcccccaatcaagtccccctccctcattagcCCGAAGCCAGTCAGGGTtacctgccctttgggaagtccaaggacctcccaccttcttccaggtctagtaaggtgagcatccaaactgcctaggctcccacaaagccagtacgtgcagtaggatcaaaatccagtgccattgttcttgacttctcagcagtctttaTGAGCAAGAATATGTAGGACTTATCTTTCTATATCTGAGTATCGTACAGTataatcttttctatttccatctgttTATTTGTGAATTTAGCTAAATAAAATTCCAATGTGTACTTAtacagttttgtgttttgtgacCTGAATTAAGTACCTTGAGACAGTTGTACATGAGTTAAATTGTAATAAATACGttaatctcctctctctctctctctctctctctctctctctctctctctctctgtgtgtgtgtgtgtgtgtgtgtgtgtatgtgtgtttatggggATTAGAGAATCCAGAGAAAGGAGTATGTCCACTGGCAAATGAGTCACTCACCGGTCCTGCTTCTCaacaaggaaatatttttaaatgatgtacTCCATTAAACTGGGAAACCTTTAAGAAGTGGATGGATGTCTAGTTTCAACCAAAtcatcaaaattaaacaaaaaggtCAACATCCTAAAGATCCCTACAACAAattaagagataaaaataataatttaaaagataaaactttccagctttaaaaaaataagttcagGGTCACTTAGATCCACAGTAGAATTCTCATGGAGATCTTAACtagtcaataaaatagaaacataatgAGCGCTCCAAAACTCCTTCTATTAAGTCAGAATCTTTCTAATACCAAAACACAGCAAAGACATAACAACAACCACAAACACCACCAAAGGAACAACAACATATAAAACTATGGGACTATATCCCTGATGAACATAGACTTAAAAATGATCAGTACAATTCCTGGGAACAGAATGCAAATATATGTGAAAGGATTATCCATGGtaatcaagttggctttatccctAGAATGCAGGAATATTTCAATATATACAactcaataaatgtaataatccACATGAGTGGACTTAAAGACAAAAGTCACATAACCATATCAATAGATACAAGAAAACCTTTTTCACAATCCAACATGCCATCATGGTAGAGGGAACTTAACACAATAAAAGCCATACATGAGAAACATACAGCCAATAGCATCCTAACTCATGTTGCATTCTTTAATGCAGATTTTTAACTCCATGAAGCTGTGaatctttgcctgtctaaaacacctgggcTCTCCCACATAAATAATCAGGAAAATACAATAGGTCTTAAAGGAGGAAAATGCAGTATAGAGCAGAGGTTATTTTTACCACCTCCAAGTTGAATAACTCAGAGAACTTTGCCATGTTGGCAAGGATTGTATAGATGTGTCCCTGATCTTCTGAGGATGGAGGTACATTTGAGGAGAAACATAAAAGGCATAAATGTCTGGGTGAGGTTCCTGATTGGCAGCTGTTGAAGGAGAGGGATGAAGGCTCCACAACTGCAAGGAACTAAATTTTTCAGTCAAATTCTTTCAGTGTTACATTCTTCCATAAGGTATCCAGAAAATACTAAACATCCTGACATGTGCATCTCAGTCTTGCATGAGTATAGAATGCAGTTGACAGTTGCCTGGACTCCAGATGACTAGGACCGAAATATGCTACATTAATATTGCTTTAAGTACTGTGTTTGTGACAATAAGCTATGCATCAATAACTATAcccagaatatttttctttatactgtaactgttattattttatttgtagaatTATTATAGATACAAGAGATAAGTCTGTAAACAAAATAGCATGAAACCTAGTACATCCTATTTACTAATGGATTAAAAATAAGATGAGATTGCTTACAATCCAAATGAGTAATTCAGGATTAGCAGAATGACTTCTAACCTAagctataatttaaatataagtaaTTTAATTTCTAAGTTTAAAATCTattgcagaaaataaaatgatcctCAAATATCTTTctaggcaaacaaaacaaaattggtcAATTTTCAATTTTCAGAAATGCCATTTTTAGTACAGATAATATCTTTCCCCTAAGAAAGCATGGTATGCTATCTTTATCCTCAACCTGTAGGTTTCCAAAGCACATAAAAGGCACAATGAATAAAGATATCTCAAGGAGTAGCACAAACCAGCTTGAATACTTTGCTCTCTTTCCTGGACTATATATAAGTCTCTGAGAATATTGTGTGGAGAATCCCTTTCACCTTTTGTTGCTTCTCTATACCATGAGAAGTCatactaaaaatatattcttttcatctCTTTCTACCCCTACCCTTTCTACAAGTTTTTCAATATTGTACCTAAAATACAGCCTTATATAGTGTCTTGGATTCCTGATATCTTTACTCACAAAATTCtacatattcattttaatttctgatcaattactcatttattttctttattaatccaCACCTTCTATGAGGATTTTTATTCCTAATATGATAATGTCCAATGACTTGTCAGACCCATAGGAGACACATTAGTTAAACTGATACCAGCATTTTTTATTCCCCCTCCTGCCATACTTAACAGAGTCTAGTAGTTTCTTGTCAGTGTTTGTTGCAAactggcaggaagcatggtgaagaaacagaaacaggctAAAAGTTATTCTACaacatttgttattatttatatccTTCACAGTATGTGAACTAAAAGAAAACTCCTCAGGGAAGATCTTCAAAGAAATGCAgaaagtggattttttttaaatttttatatttttatttttccattcaaaaatt
This window harbors:
- the LOC130864803 gene encoding olfactory receptor 1009, translating into MAYDNYTRVTEFIFIGLRYHPKLQVFLFLLFLLFYLVTMTGNLGMIILIRVDSRLHTPMYFFLSHLSFVDICFSSVVGPKMLTDFFAERKVISFMGCALQQWFFGLFVAIECLLLASMAYDRCVAICNPLLYSVAMSQRLCIQLVIGPYAVGFFNTMTHTTAAFRLPFCGSNIINHFFCDMSPILSLICADIRINKLLVFIVAGAVLVVSSTTILISYFHVLMAILKIRSAEGWRKAFSTCSSHVTAVSILYGTLFFIYVRPSAISSLDLNKVVSVFYTAVIPMLNPLIYSLRNKEVKAAMGRTVIKAKFFLKN